CGAGATACATGCACCAATAAATGCTTTGCAATCTTTTCCTTCCGTTCCGTAATTCTCTTTCATTAATTGTAAAACGTTGGAAACAATTTTTCCAACAGTTCCTCGCCATCCTGCATGTATCGCAGCAACGGCATCGTTTTTTTCATCGTGAATTAATATGGGTGTACAATCAGCAATAGAAACCGCTAAAAAAATATTGGGTTTGTTGGTGATTTGTGCATCGTACTTTTCGTTGGTTACCGGTTCATTTACAACCAATACTTCGTTGCCATGTACTTGATAACATCTGGAAACTTGCTTTACGTCAATTCCAAGTTTCCCAAAAAATAATTCTCTGTTCTTCCATACCGTCTGTTCATTGTCATTGACCGACAAGCCTAAATTCATTGAATCAAAAGGTGGAACACTCCATCCACCCAGACGGGTACTTTGCGCTGCAATTACTTTGGAAGAATCAAATATTTTTGGAAAAAGAATCATTTTGCAAAGATAATCCAAAAGATCTCACGCCTAGCCACTCTCCTTGTTTTCCGAAGGAGTCGTTCGAACATGGAGAATGGAAGTGCTGCGAAATAATATCTTAGTATGACTTCGTGGCCTTCGTGCCTTAGTGGTGAAAAATTTCGTTTCTTTGCATCAAAATAATTACCCAATGAACATTTTAATTTTAGGATCCGGTGGCCGCGAACATGCATTTGCATGGAAATTAGCACAGAGTAAAAAACTAAGCAAATTATACATTGCTCCAGGAAATGCAGGAACTTCCAGTGTAGGAACAAATGTTGCAATTGCCGTGACAGATTTTGAAGGCATCAAAAAATTTGTTTTGGAGAATGCCATCAACATGGTTGTTGTTGGTCCGGAAGACCCATTGGTAAAAGGTATTTATGATTATTTTCAAGCAGATCCCCAATTAAAAAATGTTGCAGTAATCGGTCCGCAAAAAGCGGGAGCAGAATTGGAAGGCAGTAAGGATTTTTCGAAAAAATTTATGATTCGCCATGGCATCCCAACCGCACGATACGAGACATTTACGAAAGATACATTAGCAGAAGGATTAAAATTTTTAGAGACACTTCAACCTCCATATGTTTTAAAAGCGGATGGATTGGCTGCTGGGAAAGGTGTTGTGATTCCAACAACCTTAGAAGATGCAAAAAAAGAATTGACCGAAATGTTAGCCAATGCGAAGTTTGGTGCGGCATCTGCAAAAGTAGTGATTGAAGAATTTTTAAAAGGTATTGAGCTTTCTGTTTTTGTTTTAACAGATGGAAACTCTTATAAAATATTACCTGCTGCAAAAGATTACAAAAGAATTGGTGAAGGCGACAAAGGATTAAACACGGGCGGAATGGGCGCCATTTCTCCCGTTCCATTTGCAGATGAAGCATTTATTAAAAAGGTAGAAGACCGTGTAATTATTCCAACCATCGATGGATTAAAAAAGGAAGGCATTGTTTACAAAGGATTTATTTTTATTGGATTGATGAATGATAGTGGTGACCCGAAAGTGATTGAGTACAATGTTCGCATGGGCGATCCGGAAACCGAATCTGTGATTCCAAGAATCAAATCTGATTTGTTGGATTTGTTTGAAGGTGTTGCCAACGGAAACTTAAATGAAAAAACGTTCGAAGTGGATAGTCGTTTTGCTACAACAGTAATGATGGTTGCAGGTGGCTATCCGGAGGAATACGCAAAAGGAGATGTAATGACAGGATTTGAATTGGTAGAAGGAAGTATCGCCTTTCATGCAGGAACAAAACAAGATGGGAATAACGTTGTTACAAATGGTGGGCGTGTAATTGCAATTACATCTTATGGGAACACTATGAACGAAGCATTAAAAAAATCGTTTGCGAATGCCGAACGTATTCAATACAAAGGAAAGTATTATAGAAGAGATATTGGAAAAGATTTGGAAGTGTATTATAAATAAAGAACGTTTAAACAAAAAAATCCCCAATCCGAATAATCAGATTGGGGATTTTTAGTTGAATGCATATTCGTTTATTTTAACGTTCCTTTTTCTTTCGCTTCTCTGTTAAAGTTTGCTTGCATACGCATCCAAACCAAAAGCAAGCTTACGATAATTATCCAAAAAAATAAGTTGGGTCCGTTTCCTAATGCTTCCATAAATTGGAATGTCCATTGAAAAAAACTACCTAATCCGTTGAAAATATCTGTCCAAGTCATAATCGTAATGTTTATTTTATGGTCTCAAATGTACAAATTTTATTTAAAATCAATAATTTTTTAAGCTAATTTTAGCAACTGAAATATGTTTATACGGTTTTTTAAATCCAACAATGCTTCTGCATTACTCTTTTTGCCCCTGATTGCTATTATTATCTGGGTGTTTGGGTATATAAACCCTAACGCTCCTCTTCCGGTAAAGCACGCCATGCCCCTGTACGATTTAATTGCAGGGATTTTTACTACAATTCCTTGGTTATCCACAACAATCGGGCTTTTATTAATTATCGGGGAGGCGTTTTTACTCAATTTTATTGTGAACGAAAATGAGGTTTTGGAGAAACAAAACTATTTACCGGCCCTCTTTTACATTGTTTTTATGAGTAATAATGATGCAATGTTGATGTTGCATCCGCTGCTGTTCGGGAATCTATTCATTTTATTTGCTTTGCACCGGTTATTAAGCTCTTACCGCAAAGACAAAGCCTTTTCTGAGTCGTTTGATGCCGGTTTATTGATTTCCATCGCTTCCTTGTTTTACTTTCCTTTTGTCGTTTTTTTACCCTTATTAGGTGTTGCACTCATCCTCTTACGCCCTTTTAACTGGAGAGAATGGATCATTTCCTTTTTTGGGGCGGTAATTCCCTATTTGTTTGTCCTCACGGTTTATTTTTGGAATGATACACTGGAATATTTGTTTTATGACAAGATGTTTTACCAGTTTATTCGAGAAAAACCGGTGTTGGATTTCCCCAAAACCTTTTATTTCATGATTGGCATTGGCTGGGTGATCGTTTTCTTTGCCATTGTTAAAATCATTCTAGGCGTAGGAATTGGTTCCCAACGCACAAAAAAGTCTGTTATCCTGTTTGTTTGGTTTTTGTTCTTTTCCGCTTTCTCCATTTTATTGGCTCCGGAAATCTCCACCAAATACTTTTCAGCACTGGCCATCCCTTCCGCTATATTTTGTGCCAACTACTTTACTCATATTAAAAAGGAATGGTGGGCCGAATTTTTATTCTTATTGCTGCTTTCTTCCTTGTTTGTGAATTTGATCTTATAGATTTTTTTAACAATCTATCAAGAAGGAATATTTGAGCTTATTTTATTTCTAACTTTACGCCTCTCCCGATAACGATCGGGATTAATCGTTTTAAAAAATATAGTATGAGCAAATTTGGAGTTGTTATTTTCCCGGGGTCAAACTGTGATCAAGACATGATTTATGTTTTAAGAGACATCATGGGGCAGGATGTGGTTGAGTTGTGGCACAAAGATACCGATTTGAAGGGCTGTGATTTTATAGTGCTGCCGGGAGGGTTTTCGTATGGCGATTACCTTCGTTCCGGAGCGATTGCGCGTTTTTCACCAATCATGGAAAAAGTGATTGAGTTTGCCAACAAAGGTGGATATGTGCTGGGTGTTTGTAATGGATTCCAAATTTTATGTGAAGCCGGATTGGTTCCGGGAGCCTTATTACACAATAACGAACGAAAGTTTATCTGCAAAAACGTATTTATAAAAGCAGAAAACAATTCTACTTTAATTACATCCGAAGTTCCGCTTGAAAAAGCGCTTAAAATACCTATTGCTCATGGTGAAGGGAAGTATTATGCGGATGCTGACACCATCAAACAGTTAAATGCAAACGGACAAATTATTTTCCGCTATTGCGATGAAAATGGAAATGTAACGGATGCTTCTAATCCAAATGGGGCAACAGAAAACATTGCTGGTGTTTGTAATGCTGGTAAAAATGTGTTTGGAATGATGCCTCACCCTGAAAGAGCAACCGATGGTGAATTAAGCAACATTGATGGACGTTGGATTTTTGACTCTATCCTAAGCTTAGTTAAAAACTAATTTTATTATCTGTCATTTTTAGTCATTTTCTCTCATTTTCATCAATTTTTGGTGATTTTTGGCGAAATATACCCTCATTTTATCATTTTTTGCCTCGTTTTCACCCCTCCACTTTTAAACAATTAATGAACAATCGGGCTTCACGCTGTTCATATTTTGGTCTTTATTTTCGACTAAGAAAGACTTAACTTTATGTTGGTTATTAAAACAATTATTTAAATCAATTTAAAAATTTTTTGCCATGAGTTTTATGAACGAAGCGACTCCTACCGTTACAGTGAAGAAAAAAAACATTTCTACATTGATTGAATATTGCATTGAAAACAAAATCGACTTTACCGTGAAGTCAAAATCAAATGATGATTTCGACATTGAGTTCATTGTAACAAATACACCAAAAGCTATTGCATTGGGTATGTGTTTAAAGGAACTTAAACTGGAGTTAAACGGACTTAGTGTAACATCTGTTGCTAGTATCAAAGCGAACAAAAAAGTGTTGTCACCTAAGGAAACCGGCTTAACAATCGGAAATGGTATTGTTGCTGAAGGCGAAACAGAAATGGCCTTTGAAGATGCATTAAAATTCGATTTGGGAGCTTCGAACTAGGAGCTGTAATTAAAATTTTTAGATGCGAATGCCTCTGCAGAAATGCAGGGGCATTTTTATGGCACTTACTTATTTTTCGTAAAAATGCATCTCTCGCATGTATTCCCACACAGCAGGAGCAACGAAATAGCGAACATCTTTTTTGTCTTTTATCGCCTTTCGGATAGAGGTGGATGAAATCTCCATTAAGGGAGCATCAATCATTTTTACTCGTTTATGATTAAACAACTCTGAGCCTTTAATATTCGGACGCGGATACACATACAATTCGTAGTGTTTTAAAATTTCTTCGTAATTTTTCCATTTGTGAAACCCTTCCAGATTGTCGCTTCCCATGATCAATGCAAAATCATTGTTCGGATACTTCTCTTTTAAATGTGCTAATGTATTGATGGTATAAGAAGGTTGGGGCAATTTAAATTCGATATTACTCGCTTTCATTTTATTATTATCCCCAATGGCAAGGGTCACCATCTGCAAGCGATGCGTTTCCGGGAGGAGTGAATTCTTTTCTTTGAGTGGGTTGTGTGGAGAAACCACAAACCAGATACGATCCAGGTCGGAATTTGCCAACATATAATTCGCAATCACCATGTGTCCAACATGGATGGGATTAAAGGAACCGAAGAATAAACCGACTTTCATGATTACGAATCTAAACTACAAAAACTTTTAACTTTCAAACTTTGGACGTTGAACTTATTTCAACCACATAAAAATGTTGGGATTGTTTTCGTACTGCTCAATGTCTTTGCTAAATGTAATTACAAAAAAATCAATCAGCGGAAGCACTCCAAAACAGCCTCCAAATGTTGCCACATAAACAACGGGCACCCATGGTTTTGTTCCCAACATCACTCTGTGAGCGCCCATAAATCCTAAAGGGAAAGGGAAAGCAAAAAAGGCAGAAATGAGTTTTTTTTTGTTTTGTTCCTTGCTCGAATTCTTTTTTACGATCGAATCTGCAACCGCTTTATCGATTTGTAAAATAAGTGTGTCAGCTGATTCAACGATGTAAATCGTAGACAACTCCCTTTCCGTTTTATGTTCCATGGCTTTTGCTGAAAAGCAAAAGCAAAAAACAAACGAAATAATGAAACTTATTTTTTTAGTATCCAAAACGTTTAAGAAATAAAAAAGGGGATGCTTTAACGCATCCCCTTTAAAATTTAGATTTTAATTATTTTGCTGCTGCAAAGCGCTTAGCAACTTCTGCCCAATTCACAACATTCCAAAAAGCTGCGATATAATCCGGGCGTTTGTTTTGATATTTTAAGTAGTATGCATGTTCCCACACATCCATTCCTAAAATCGGTGTTCCTTTTACTTCCGCAATATCCATCAAAGGATTATCTTGATTTGGAGTTGAACAAACCGCTAATTTTCCATCTTTTACAATCAACCATGCCCAACCTGAACCGAAACGAGTTGCTCCTGCAGTCGCAAATTGCGTTTTAAAGTCAGCAAACGAACCAAAAGCACTGGTAATTGCTGCTGCCAAGTCGCCTGTAGGTTCACCACCGGCATTTGGACCCATTACTGTCCAAAAAAGGGAGTGATTATAGTGTCCACCACCATTGTTACGAACCGGCATCGGGTATTTCGAAATGTTTTTGCAGATTTCTTCGATACTCAATTTTTCTGTTTCAGAACCTGCAATCGCTGCATTTAAGTTCGTTACATAGGCTTGATGATGTTTTGAATGATGAATCTCCATCGTTTGAGCATCAATATGAGGCTCTAATGCTGTGTAGGCATACGGTAATTTAGGTAATTCGAAAGCCATAGTTTATATTTTTAAGGGTTAATTATTGTTTAATTGAGTTGCAAAGATAGGTCTTTTTACACCGTTTTTAGTCAAAAGGTGAGAAAGAATCGTTGTTTTTTAGGGTTCTTAACAATGCTTTGTTTAAATAATTGTGTTTTAGATAGCTATAAGATTTTGTGCGTATGGATTTTTAGCTACCTTTGCGCCCAGATACTAGTATTAATCAAAAAACAAAACAAAAACAAAATGAAAAAATTATTTTCTTTATTGTTCGTAGCAGGTGCATTAAGCATCGTTTCTTGCGGACCGTCTGCAGAAGAAGCTGCTAAAATGGAAGCTGAAGCAAAAGCTAAAATGGATTCTTTGTTCAACGCTGCTAGCGCTGCTGTTGAAACAGCTCCTGACACTACAGCTACTGCTACTCCTGATTCTGCTGCTACAACAACTGAAGCTGCTCACTAATCAGTGATTACAAAATAAAAACGCCTCTCAAACAATGTTTGAGAGGCGTTTTTATTTATCCATCTTTTGGAAACGCGTTACTTCATTAACTCAATTGCTTTTTTCAGCACATTGTCTTGTGTTTGAATCACCTGATAATAACCTTCACCATTAAAAATATTACGAGCAATCAAAGCTTTTAACTGGTTCTTCAAAATGTTTTGAGAAATCGCAATTTCCTTATTATTCCGTTTAATTTTATTCTTTTCAGCATAGGCAATAAACTCCTCCAAAATTGCCGGAGTAACAACAAACGACTTATTAAAATTTTCTACCGTTTTGTAGGATTTTAACTTTGTGCGTTCTCTATCTGCATATTCAAATGCAAAGTCGTTGGCTGTACCGGTAAAAAACACTTCCGTTAAATAAAGTGATCGTCCTGCTGTATCCAGTCCAACAAATACATCCGGAATAATTCCGCCTCCGCCATAAACAATCTTACCTGCAGGGGTTGTAAATTTTATCGAGTCGGTAATTTTAATGCTATCTGCATTTTCCAACTCCCCATTTGCATACCGATTATTCTCTTCTTCGTAATATGCTTCCACACCATCTGCATACGATTTTTGAATACTTCTACCGGTTGGAGTATAATAACGGGCAATGGTTAATCGGATGGCTGAACTATCAGAAAATTCACTTTGTTCCTGCACCAATCCTTTTCCAAACGAACGTCTGCCAATAATGGTTGCGCGGTCATTATCTTGTAAAGCGCCCGCTAAAATTTCACTGGCCGATGCCGAGCCATCATCAATCAACACCATTAATTTTCCGTTTTCAAATTCACCTCTTCGTGTTGCTTTGTAATCCTTTCTTGGGCGCGCTTTACCGATGGTGTAAACAATTTCTTTTCCTTCACTCAATAATTCATCGGCAATGTCAACCGCTGAATTCAAGAATCCACCGCCATTCCCACGCAAATCAATAATCAATTGTTGCATTCCTTGCCCACGCAATTTTTCAAACGCTTGCATGTATTCATCATAAGTGGTAGCTCCAAATCGACTAATCTTTATATATCCTGTTTTCGGATTCACCATGTAGGACACGTCTATGCTATGTATTGGAATTGTTCCACGCGTAATTACAAAATCAAGTAACCCGCGTTTTCCTCTGCGCATCATACTTACTTTTACTTTTGTACCACCTTTGCCTTTTAAGTTTTCCATCACCTGTTTGTTGGTGATTTTAATACCAGCCACTACTTTCCCATCCACCTTAATAATTTTGTCGCCTGCTTGTACGCCAACCAATTCGGACGGGCCACCGGGAATGGCCGCAATAACACGAATGGTATCCTCCACTATATTAAATTCAACACCTATCCCTTCAAAATTTCCTAACAAAGGTTCGTTGCTGGCAATCAGTTCTTCTGCTGTGATGTAACTGGAATGTGGATCTAAATTCGCTAAGAGAGAAACAATTGTTTTATCAACTAAGTCCTTGGTTTTAATGGTATCCACATATTGCTCTTCTACATACTTCAATATCTGGTCAATTTTACTGTACGCTCCATTTCCGTCAACAGAAATGGTTCCGGGAGTTGTTCTAAGATTGAATGTGCTTCCGATAAAAATTCCCAGAATGAGCACTAATGCAAA
This portion of the Bacteroidota bacterium genome encodes:
- the purD gene encoding phosphoribosylamine--glycine ligase, with the protein product MNILILGSGGREHAFAWKLAQSKKLSKLYIAPGNAGTSSVGTNVAIAVTDFEGIKKFVLENAINMVVVGPEDPLVKGIYDYFQADPQLKNVAVIGPQKAGAELEGSKDFSKKFMIRHGIPTARYETFTKDTLAEGLKFLETLQPPYVLKADGLAAGKGVVIPTTLEDAKKELTEMLANAKFGAASAKVVIEEFLKGIELSVFVLTDGNSYKILPAAKDYKRIGEGDKGLNTGGMGAISPVPFADEAFIKKVEDRVIIPTIDGLKKEGIVYKGFIFIGLMNDSGDPKVIEYNVRMGDPETESVIPRIKSDLLDLFEGVANGNLNEKTFEVDSRFATTVMMVAGGYPEEYAKGDVMTGFELVEGSIAFHAGTKQDGNNVVTNGGRVIAITSYGNTMNEALKKSFANAERIQYKGKYYRRDIGKDLEVYYK
- a CDS encoding PDZ domain-containing protein, yielding MNRPKFYIYLPIVFALVLILGIFIGSTFNLRTTPGTISVDGNGAYSKIDQILKYVEEQYVDTIKTKDLVDKTIVSLLANLDPHSSYITAEELIASNEPLLGNFEGIGVEFNIVEDTIRVIAAIPGGPSELVGVQAGDKIIKVDGKVVAGIKITNKQVMENLKGKGGTKVKVSMMRRGKRGLLDFVITRGTIPIHSIDVSYMVNPKTGYIKISRFGATTYDEYMQAFEKLRGQGMQQLIIDLRGNGGGFLNSAVDIADELLSEGKEIVYTIGKARPRKDYKATRRGEFENGKLMVLIDDGSASASEILAGALQDNDRATIIGRRSFGKGLVQEQSEFSDSSAIRLTIARYYTPTGRSIQKSYADGVEAYYEEENNRYANGELENADSIKITDSIKFTTPAGKIVYGGGGIIPDVFVGLDTAGRSLYLTEVFFTGTANDFAFEYADRERTKLKSYKTVENFNKSFVVTPAILEEFIAYAEKNKIKRNNKEIAISQNILKNQLKALIARNIFNGEGYYQVIQTQDNVLKKAIELMK
- a CDS encoding nicotinate-nucleotide adenylyltransferase, coding for MKVGLFFGSFNPIHVGHMVIANYMLANSDLDRIWFVVSPHNPLKEKNSLLPETHRLQMVTLAIGDNNKMKASNIEFKLPQPSYTINTLAHLKEKYPNNDFALIMGSDNLEGFHKWKNYEEILKHYELYVYPRPNIKGSELFNHKRVKMIDAPLMEISSTSIRKAIKDKKDVRYFVAPAVWEYMREMHFYEK
- a CDS encoding TM2 domain-containing protein → MEHKTERELSTIYIVESADTLILQIDKAVADSIVKKNSSKEQNKKKLISAFFAFPFPLGFMGAHRVMLGTKPWVPVVYVATFGGCFGVLPLIDFFVITFSKDIEQYENNPNIFMWLK
- a CDS encoding superoxide dismutase, coding for MAFELPKLPYAYTALEPHIDAQTMEIHHSKHHQAYVTNLNAAIAGSETEKLSIEEICKNISKYPMPVRNNGGGHYNHSLFWTVMGPNAGGEPTGDLAAAITSAFGSFADFKTQFATAGATRFGSGWAWLIVKDGKLAVCSTPNQDNPLMDIAEVKGTPILGMDVWEHAYYLKYQNKRPDYIAAFWNVVNWAEVAKRFAAAK
- the purQ gene encoding phosphoribosylformylglycinamidine synthase subunit PurQ; translated protein: MSKFGVVIFPGSNCDQDMIYVLRDIMGQDVVELWHKDTDLKGCDFIVLPGGFSYGDYLRSGAIARFSPIMEKVIEFANKGGYVLGVCNGFQILCEAGLVPGALLHNNERKFICKNVFIKAENNSTLITSEVPLEKALKIPIAHGEGKYYADADTIKQLNANGQIIFRYCDENGNVTDASNPNGATENIAGVCNAGKNVFGMMPHPERATDGELSNIDGRWIFDSILSLVKN
- the pgeF gene encoding peptidoglycan editing factor PgeF; translation: MILFPKIFDSSKVIAAQSTRLGGWSVPPFDSMNLGLSVNDNEQTVWKNRELFFGKLGIDVKQVSRCYQVHGNEVLVVNEPVTNEKYDAQITNKPNIFLAVSIADCTPILIHDEKNDAVAAIHAGWRGTVGKIVSNVLQLMKENYGTEGKDCKAFIGACISYENFEVGDEVAENFESSLKRFDEQKQKWFVDLKKANQQQLLDFGVEGNNIEISDYCTVENNNTFFSHRKEKGVTGRMMAVIGVRPHP